The following proteins are encoded in a genomic region of Pseudoxanthomonas suwonensis 11-1:
- a CDS encoding M48 family metallopeptidase, translating to MPGVDQVSVPMNFFEQQEQARRGSFRLVLLFAVAVACIVLAVDAVVLLFTGSIGGAVAATVLTLAVIGLGSLYRVASLRGGGAAIAAQMGGTWVPEDTRDPLLRRLRNVVEEVAIASGVPVPKLFVMEDEAGINAFAAGYSPSDAAIAVTRGALERLNRDELQGVIAHEFSHVLNGDMRLNIRLVGVLFGIMMLALIGQRILVYGRLGRSRDGAPLLVAALVAVVVGSIGVFFGRLIKAGVSRQREYLADASAVQFTRQTQGLAGALKKIGGLHEGSRLANRAEAEEIGHMLFGEGMALSSWMATHPPLVERIRRLEPSFDPRQLQQLEARWRVAPPDGLAEDAALGLAARDARPGGPPPLPSRGARMAVVPAAVSGQVAAPAEDDYRQAHDLVESLDPGLRELARQRDLAMPLLLGMVLDADPSIADRQLQEISARCGAPVAARARQLRQEQLQSLHPALRLPLAALAFPVLRQRPRPELDAFLDAIDAVVHADGRVSVFEYCLSRLLQVQVREALDPSRYTRFGHNKAPSVRREFSVLLAVLAQAGHPGDHQAAQRAYLAGLQRVLQRDHMPYAPPAQGVQALDEVWEPLDALAPPAKQVLVEALVDAVSHDGQVSVAEAELLRTVCGVLHCPLPALLSR from the coding sequence ATGCCGGGCGTCGACCAGGTATCCGTGCCGATGAACTTCTTCGAACAACAGGAGCAGGCCCGCCGCGGCTCGTTCCGGCTGGTGCTGCTGTTCGCCGTGGCGGTGGCGTGCATCGTGCTGGCGGTGGACGCGGTGGTGCTGCTGTTCACCGGCAGCATCGGTGGCGCGGTCGCTGCGACGGTACTGACCCTCGCGGTGATCGGCCTCGGCTCGCTCTACCGTGTGGCCTCGCTGCGTGGTGGTGGCGCCGCGATCGCCGCGCAGATGGGTGGCACCTGGGTGCCGGAGGACACCCGCGATCCACTGCTGCGCCGCCTGCGCAACGTGGTCGAGGAAGTGGCCATCGCCTCGGGCGTGCCGGTGCCCAAGCTGTTCGTGATGGAGGACGAGGCGGGCATCAACGCCTTCGCCGCCGGCTACAGCCCGTCGGATGCCGCCATCGCCGTGACCCGTGGCGCGCTGGAGCGGCTCAACCGCGACGAGCTGCAGGGCGTGATCGCGCACGAGTTCAGCCATGTGCTCAACGGCGACATGCGCCTGAACATCCGCCTGGTCGGCGTGCTGTTCGGGATCATGATGCTGGCCCTGATCGGCCAGCGCATCCTCGTGTACGGGCGCCTGGGCCGCAGCCGCGACGGCGCGCCGCTGCTGGTCGCGGCGCTGGTGGCGGTGGTGGTCGGCAGCATCGGCGTGTTCTTCGGGCGCCTGATCAAGGCCGGCGTCAGCCGCCAGCGCGAATACCTGGCCGATGCCTCGGCGGTGCAGTTCACCCGCCAGACCCAGGGCCTGGCCGGCGCGCTGAAGAAGATCGGAGGCCTGCACGAGGGCTCCCGACTTGCCAACCGCGCCGAGGCCGAGGAGATCGGGCACATGCTGTTCGGCGAGGGCATGGCGCTGTCGTCGTGGATGGCGACCCATCCGCCGCTGGTCGAGCGCATCCGCCGCCTCGAGCCTTCGTTCGACCCGCGCCAGCTGCAGCAGCTGGAAGCGCGCTGGCGCGTGGCGCCGCCCGATGGCCTGGCCGAGGACGCGGCGCTGGGCCTGGCCGCGCGCGACGCCAGGCCCGGCGGCCCGCCGCCCCTGCCTTCGCGCGGTGCGCGGATGGCTGTCGTGCCTGCGGCGGTATCCGGCCAGGTCGCCGCGCCTGCCGAGGACGATTACCGCCAGGCCCATGACCTGGTGGAAAGCCTGGATCCCGGGCTGCGCGAACTGGCGCGTCAGCGCGACCTGGCCATGCCGCTGCTGCTGGGCATGGTGCTGGACGCCGATCCTTCGATTGCCGACCGCCAGCTGCAGGAGATCTCCGCACGCTGTGGCGCCCCCGTGGCCGCACGCGCCCGCCAGCTGCGCCAGGAGCAGCTGCAGTCGCTGCATCCGGCGCTGCGACTGCCGCTGGCGGCGCTCGCGTTCCCGGTGCTGCGCCAGCGCCCACGCCCGGAGCTGGACGCCTTCCTCGACGCGATCGATGCGGTGGTCCACGCCGATGGCCGGGTGTCGGTATTCGAGTACTGCCTGTCGCGGCTGCTGCAGGTGCAGGTGCGCGAAGCACTGGATCCGTCGCGGTACACGCGCTTCGGCCACAACAAGGCGCCGAGCGTGCGTCGCGAGTTCTCGGTGCTGCTGGCGGTCCTGGCCCAGGCCGGACATCCCGGCGACCACCAGGCCGCGCAGCGCGCCTACCTGGCCGGCCTGCAGCGGGTACTCCAGCGCGACCATATGCCGTACGCACCACCTGCGCAGGGCGTGCAGGCGCTGGACGAGGTCTGGGAGCCGCTGGATGCGTTGGCGCCGCCGGCCAAGCAGGTGCTGGTCGAGGCCCTGGTCGACGCGGTCTCGCACGACGGCCAGGTCAGCGTGGCCGAAGCCGAGCTGCTGCGCACCGTGTGTGGCGTGCTGCACTGCCCGCTGCCGGCACTGCTGAGTCGCTGA
- a CDS encoding serine hydrolase domain-containing protein codes for MLGLAIPSTARTPTLSATPPPPTQPLPYRDTATRAVEPPAAGFDVALFEAMAEQLVQGQRVPGMAMTIVQGGRVLSARGYGVTDVARPEPVDGHTVFRLASLSKAFAGTMAGLLVNDGSLRWDSRVADYVPGFRLADEAYTRKVTVSDLLSHSVGLRAHNAYDRDIEANAEYYTVAQKLADAPMQCAPGQCYAYQNVAFSLVGDVVFAATGKFYEQEVQRRIFEPLGMSDASLGLTGIESSSRWARPHVRSRNGWVAIKPKPTYYRLPPAAGVNASASDMAQWLLAHTGHRPDVLPAPLLATLHAPVVPTPGEMRSGWRRERVNSAAYALGWRVFDYAGEEVVFHAGAVQGYRGLTAILPGRDLGVAILWNSESSLPSGMLPTIIDQALGLPAQRWLDVDVDFGSDNLMVERQEAPATPARGTSARRAAASPR; via the coding sequence ATGCTTGGGCTGGCCATCCCGTCCACCGCCCGCACGCCGACCCTTTCGGCCACGCCGCCCCCGCCCACCCAACCGCTGCCCTACCGCGACACCGCCACACGCGCCGTGGAGCCGCCGGCCGCGGGTTTCGACGTGGCCCTGTTCGAGGCCATGGCCGAACAGCTCGTGCAGGGCCAGCGCGTTCCCGGCATGGCGATGACCATCGTACAGGGCGGTCGCGTGCTCAGTGCGCGAGGATACGGCGTCACCGACGTCGCCCGTCCCGAACCGGTCGACGGCCACACCGTGTTCCGCCTCGCCTCGCTGTCCAAGGCCTTCGCCGGCACCATGGCCGGCCTGCTGGTCAACGACGGCAGCCTGCGCTGGGACAGCAGGGTCGCCGACTACGTACCGGGCTTCCGCCTGGCCGACGAGGCCTACACCCGCAAGGTCACCGTCTCCGACCTGCTCAGCCACAGCGTCGGGCTGCGCGCGCACAACGCCTACGACCGCGACATCGAGGCCAACGCCGAGTACTACACGGTGGCGCAGAAGCTGGCCGACGCGCCGATGCAGTGCGCGCCGGGCCAGTGCTACGCCTACCAGAACGTGGCCTTCAGCCTGGTCGGCGACGTGGTGTTCGCCGCCACCGGCAAGTTCTACGAGCAGGAAGTCCAGCGCCGGATCTTCGAGCCGCTGGGCATGAGCGATGCAAGCCTGGGCCTGACGGGCATCGAGTCCAGCAGCCGCTGGGCGCGCCCGCACGTGCGCAGCCGCAACGGCTGGGTGGCAATCAAGCCCAAGCCGACCTACTACCGCCTGCCGCCGGCCGCCGGCGTAAACGCCAGCGCCAGCGACATGGCGCAGTGGCTGCTGGCGCACACCGGTCATCGCCCGGACGTGCTGCCGGCGCCGCTGCTGGCGACCCTGCACGCACCGGTGGTGCCAACCCCCGGCGAGATGCGTTCGGGCTGGCGCCGCGAGCGGGTCAACTCCGCCGCCTACGCCCTGGGCTGGCGGGTGTTCGACTACGCCGGCGAGGAAGTGGTGTTCCATGCCGGCGCGGTGCAGGGCTACCGCGGCCTCACCGCGATCCTGCCCGGCCGCGACCTGGGCGTGGCCATCCTCTGGAACAGCGAGAGCTCGCTGCCGTCCGGCATGCTGCCGACCATCATCGACCAGGCCCTGGGCCTGCCTGCGCAGCGCTGGCTGGACGTGGACGTCGACTTCGGTTCGGACAACCTGATGGTCGAACGCCAGGAGGCGCCGGCCACTCCCGCACGCGGTACCTCGGCACGCCGCGCCGCCGCCTCGCCGCGCTGA
- the hemP gene encoding hemin uptake protein HemP: protein MNVHRLSLPSPSARSTPAASAAPVEVQALSSDELLRGQREILIRHGDRVYRLRHTSNDKLILTK, encoded by the coding sequence ATGAATGTCCATCGCCTGAGCCTGCCGTCCCCTTCCGCACGCAGCACCCCGGCCGCCTCCGCGGCCCCGGTCGAGGTGCAGGCCCTCAGCAGCGACGAGCTGCTGCGCGGGCAGCGCGAGATCCTGATCCGCCACGGCGACCGCGTGTACCGCCTGCGCCACACCAGCAACGACAAGCTGATCCTCACCAAGTAA
- a CDS encoding RNA polymerase sigma factor translates to MSHGLLPDIPPPPAPDGVAALHVAVPAADGRGDPGAPRSSFAIAVPDGLLARARRGDQAAFEQIYRWFERPVFTLAMRLCGDREEASEVLQDTMLKVLRGIGEYRASGPFWGWLRQIAVNEALLRLRRGKRLDQVLPLDGHDVEDTAAPPPAAADAATLQRALAALPDATRSVLWLYHAEGHTHEEIAALMQRTPSFSKSQLARGTRRLRALLQVQEHRDD, encoded by the coding sequence ATGAGCCACGGCCTGCTGCCTGACATACCCCCGCCCCCGGCGCCCGATGGCGTCGCGGCGCTGCACGTCGCCGTGCCTGCCGCCGACGGCCGCGGGGATCCCGGCGCCCCGCGCTCGTCCTTCGCCATCGCGGTACCCGATGGACTGCTGGCGCGTGCGCGGCGTGGCGACCAGGCGGCGTTCGAGCAGATCTACCGCTGGTTCGAGCGACCCGTGTTCACCCTGGCCATGCGCCTGTGCGGCGACCGCGAGGAGGCCAGCGAAGTGCTGCAGGACACCATGCTGAAGGTGCTGCGCGGCATCGGCGAGTACCGGGCGAGCGGACCGTTCTGGGGCTGGCTGCGCCAGATCGCGGTCAACGAAGCGCTGCTGCGGCTGCGCCGGGGCAAGCGCCTGGACCAGGTGCTGCCGCTGGATGGCCACGACGTGGAGGACACCGCGGCCCCTCCGCCCGCCGCCGCGGATGCGGCCACGCTGCAGCGCGCGCTGGCCGCACTGCCCGACGCGACCCGCAGCGTGCTGTGGCTGTACCACGCCGAGGGCCACACCCATGAGGAGATCGCCGCGCTGATGCAGCGCACGCCGAGTTTCTCCAAATCCCAGCTGGCGCGCGGCACCCGCCGCCTGCGTGCGCTGCTGCAGGTCCAGGAGCATAGAGATGACTGA
- the gcvT gene encoding glycine cleavage system aminomethyltransferase GcvT, translating into MTLKTVLNDSHRALGAKMVDFGGWDMPIHYGSQIDEHHLVRQAAGMFDVSHMTVVDLHGVQVRQFLRRLLANSVDKLKTRGKALYSCMLDGQGGVIDDLIAYYLGDDYFRLVVNAATREKDLAWIRQQAQAFGVEVRERAELAIIAVQGPQARDKVVGLLAEADRERAAGLARFAAIDVASAGGIPLFLARTGYTGEDGFEVVLPQDQAVAFWNALLEAGVKPAGLGARDTLRLEAGMNLYGQDMDESTTPWESGLGWTVSLDEGRDFIGRAALEAQKAAGVPRQLVGLVMDERGVLRHGQKVLAAGGEGEILSGTFSPTLGKAIALARIPAGEPGQVRVDIRGREVPVRVVKFPFVREGQAQPGVLA; encoded by the coding sequence ATGACCCTCAAGACCGTACTCAACGACAGCCACCGCGCCCTCGGCGCGAAGATGGTCGACTTCGGCGGCTGGGACATGCCGATCCATTACGGCTCCCAGATCGACGAACACCACCTGGTGCGGCAGGCGGCCGGCATGTTCGACGTCAGCCACATGACCGTGGTCGACCTGCACGGCGTGCAGGTGCGCCAGTTCCTGCGCCGGCTGCTGGCAAACTCGGTCGACAAGCTCAAGACCAGGGGCAAGGCGCTGTACTCGTGCATGCTCGACGGGCAGGGCGGGGTGATCGACGACCTGATCGCCTACTACCTGGGCGACGACTACTTCCGCCTGGTGGTCAACGCCGCCACCCGCGAGAAGGACCTGGCGTGGATCCGCCAGCAGGCCCAGGCCTTCGGCGTCGAGGTCCGCGAGCGCGCCGAGCTGGCGATCATCGCCGTTCAGGGCCCGCAGGCGCGCGACAAGGTGGTCGGCCTGCTGGCCGAGGCCGACCGCGAGCGCGCCGCTGGCCTGGCACGGTTCGCCGCGATCGATGTCGCCTCGGCCGGCGGCATCCCGCTGTTCCTGGCGCGTACCGGCTACACCGGCGAGGACGGCTTCGAGGTGGTGCTGCCGCAGGACCAGGCGGTGGCGTTCTGGAACGCGCTGCTGGAGGCGGGTGTCAAGCCGGCCGGCCTCGGCGCGCGCGACACCCTGCGCCTGGAAGCGGGCATGAACCTCTACGGCCAGGACATGGACGAGTCGACCACGCCCTGGGAATCGGGCCTTGGCTGGACGGTCTCGCTGGACGAGGGCCGCGACTTCATCGGCCGCGCCGCGCTGGAGGCGCAGAAGGCCGCGGGCGTGCCGCGCCAGCTGGTCGGCCTGGTGATGGACGAGCGCGGCGTGCTGCGCCACGGCCAGAAGGTTCTGGCCGCCGGCGGCGAGGGCGAGATCCTGTCCGGTACGTTCTCCCCGACCCTGGGCAAGGCGATCGCGCTGGCGCGCATCCCGGCCGGCGAGCCGGGCCAGGTGCGGGTCGACATCCGCGGGCGCGAGGTGCCGGTGCGGGTGGTGAAGTTCCCGTTCGTCCGCGAGGGCCAGGCCCAGCCGGGCGTGCTCGCCTGA
- a CDS encoding LemA family protein → MGSLLILLVILGLVVVLAGWAIGIYNGLVTARNAWKNAFAQIDVQLQRRFDLIPNLVETAKAYMGHERQTLEAVIAARSAAQAGLAAAKANPGDPAAMAELAASQGQLNGVLGRLMAVAEAYPDLKANQNMMQLSEELTSTENRVAFARQAYNDAVMAYNNRREVFPSSVVAGAFNFAPAALLEPPAEKAAQVREAPRVQF, encoded by the coding sequence ATGGGCAGTTTGTTGATCCTGTTGGTAATTCTGGGCCTCGTGGTGGTCCTGGCCGGCTGGGCGATCGGGATCTACAACGGCCTGGTCACCGCCCGCAACGCGTGGAAGAACGCCTTCGCCCAGATCGACGTGCAGCTGCAGCGCCGGTTCGACCTGATCCCCAACTTGGTGGAGACCGCCAAGGCCTACATGGGCCATGAGCGGCAGACCCTGGAAGCGGTGATCGCCGCGCGCTCGGCTGCGCAGGCGGGCCTGGCCGCGGCCAAGGCCAATCCCGGCGATCCGGCGGCGATGGCCGAACTGGCGGCCAGCCAGGGCCAGCTCAACGGCGTGCTGGGCCGGCTGATGGCGGTGGCCGAGGCCTATCCGGACCTGAAGGCCAACCAGAACATGATGCAGCTGTCCGAGGAACTGACCTCGACCGAGAACCGGGTCGCCTTCGCGCGCCAGGCCTACAACGACGCGGTGATGGCCTACAACAACCGGCGCGAGGTGTTCCCCTCCAGCGTGGTGGCCGGTGCGTTCAACTTCGCTCCCGCCGCGCTGCTGGAACCGCCGGCTGAAAAGGCCGCGCAGGTGCGCGAGGCCCCGCGCGTCCAGTTCTGA
- a CDS encoding PDZ domain-containing protein produces MKRAYQHRRATPWLLACACLLTLPATAATKQAGDVQAEAEMAKARSELARARAELADAARRVAELSRTKAGHDMAAAAQLADGAARARLGVLLGVDPQAGVRIVGVTPGSGAEKAGLRSGDRLLRIRGEAIAGANGEARVEAAREALSRLESGSKVKVTYQRDGREQTVEVAPEPMRVHVFAHRLGGDSTAGGVGQARDLAPQLRSEVLQLSLPGACGGDDCKAPLLSEALRWNGLHLVALDAQLGRYFGAERGVLVLSRGALPGLQSGDVIQQVEGQAVATPAEAMRQMTKKEPGQQARLTVLRDRSARQVQVTVPERMRSLDFVPAPPAPPAPPSGAEMQPPAPPAPPPPPQPTAEVPPPVPGYPTLV; encoded by the coding sequence ATGAAACGCGCATACCAACATCGACGCGCCACGCCCTGGCTGCTGGCCTGCGCCTGCCTGCTCACGCTGCCCGCCACCGCCGCGACGAAACAGGCCGGAGACGTGCAGGCCGAGGCCGAGATGGCAAAGGCCCGCTCCGAACTGGCCCGCGCGCGTGCGGAGCTGGCCGATGCCGCGCGCCGGGTCGCCGAGCTGTCGCGCACCAAGGCCGGCCACGACATGGCGGCCGCCGCGCAGCTGGCCGACGGTGCCGCGCGCGCGCGCCTGGGCGTGCTCCTCGGCGTCGACCCGCAGGCCGGCGTGCGCATCGTCGGCGTCACCCCCGGCAGCGGCGCGGAGAAGGCCGGGCTGCGCAGCGGCGACCGCCTGCTGCGGATCCGTGGCGAGGCGATTGCCGGCGCCAACGGCGAGGCGCGGGTCGAGGCCGCGCGCGAGGCGCTGTCGCGGCTGGAATCCGGCAGCAAGGTCAAGGTGACCTACCAGCGCGATGGTCGCGAGCAGACGGTGGAGGTGGCGCCCGAGCCGATGCGGGTACATGTGTTTGCCCATCGGCTCGGCGGTGACTCAACGGCAGGCGGCGTCGGCCAGGCGCGCGACCTCGCGCCGCAGCTGCGCAGCGAGGTGTTGCAGCTGTCGCTGCCCGGCGCCTGTGGCGGGGACGACTGCAAGGCACCGCTGCTGAGCGAGGCGCTGCGCTGGAACGGGCTGCACCTGGTCGCGCTGGATGCGCAGCTCGGCCGCTATTTCGGCGCCGAGCGCGGCGTGCTGGTGCTGTCCCGGGGCGCGCTGCCCGGACTGCAGTCCGGCGACGTGATCCAGCAGGTCGAAGGCCAGGCGGTGGCCACCCCGGCCGAGGCCATGCGCCAGATGACGAAGAAGGAGCCGGGCCAGCAGGCGCGGCTCACGGTGCTGCGCGACCGCAGCGCGCGCCAGGTGCAGGTCACCGTGCCCGAGCGCATGCGTTCACTGGACTTCGTGCCGGCACCTCCCGCGCCACCGGCGCCGCCATCCGGTGCGGAGATGCAGCCGCCTGCGCCGCCTGCCCCACCACCTCCGCCGCAGCCGACCGCCGAAGTGCCCCCACCGGTGCCGGGGTATCCGACGCTGGTTTGA
- a CDS encoding cation transporter, with product MAGCCGGCGVEAARLQAGQRRVLRIVLWVNAASFLLMVGAALYSRSSALLSGALDNLGDALTYALSLAVVASSLRAKAWVAMFKAALILGAALAVGGAIAWRLLVDPAVPLFGTMGWAGALNLAANLYCLWLLRPWRHGDVNLASAYECARNDIADGLAVLLAGALVWLTGRGWPDLVVAGLLLVVFLASAWRVARNAVAALRAA from the coding sequence ATGGCCGGCTGCTGTGGCGGATGCGGGGTCGAGGCGGCCCGCCTGCAGGCGGGGCAGCGCCGGGTCCTGCGCATCGTGCTGTGGGTCAATGCCGCCAGCTTCCTGCTGATGGTTGGCGCCGCGCTCTACTCGCGTTCCAGCGCGCTGCTGTCCGGCGCGCTGGACAACCTCGGCGATGCACTTACCTACGCGCTGAGCCTGGCGGTGGTCGCCTCGTCGCTGCGGGCCAAGGCCTGGGTGGCGATGTTCAAGGCGGCACTGATCCTGGGCGCGGCGCTGGCGGTGGGCGGGGCGATCGCCTGGCGCCTGCTGGTCGATCCGGCCGTGCCGCTGTTCGGCACCATGGGCTGGGCCGGCGCGCTGAACCTGGCGGCCAACCTGTATTGCCTGTGGCTGCTGCGGCCCTGGCGCCATGGCGACGTCAACCTGGCCTCGGCCTACGAGTGCGCGCGCAACGACATCGCCGACGGCCTGGCCGTGCTGCTGGCCGGCGCCCTGGTGTGGCTGACCGGTCGTGGCTGGCCGGACCTGGTGGTGGCCGGCCTGCTGCTGGTGGTGTTCCTCGCCTCGGCCTGGCGGGTGGCGCGCAATGCGGTGGCGGCGCTGCGCGCTGCCTGA
- a CDS encoding SPFH domain-containing protein: MFSSGFLAAVLAVAGIIVLFKTVRMVPQGFEWTVERFGKYTHTLDPGLHFLVPIVYGIGRKVNMMEQVLDVPSQDVITKDNAVVRVDGVVFFQVLDAAKAAYEVSNLEVAMIALVQTNIRTVIGSMDLDESLSQREAINAQLLGVVDHATNPWGVKVTRIEIRDIQPPRDLVDAMARQMKAEREKRAQILEAEGSRQSEILRAEGEKQAAVLEAEGRKEAAFRDAEARERLAEAEAKATTMVSEAIAKGDVQAINYFVAQKYVEAFAKLATAPNQKFVLMPMEASGILGSLGGVAELAREALAGQQANAARRNAPPPRPGA, from the coding sequence ATGTTCTCTTCGGGTTTCCTTGCGGCAGTGCTGGCGGTCGCCGGCATCATCGTCCTGTTCAAGACCGTGCGCATGGTGCCGCAGGGTTTCGAGTGGACGGTCGAGCGTTTCGGCAAGTACACCCACACCCTCGATCCCGGCCTGCATTTCCTGGTCCCGATCGTCTACGGCATCGGCCGCAAGGTGAACATGATGGAGCAGGTGCTGGACGTGCCCAGCCAGGACGTCATCACCAAGGACAACGCGGTGGTCCGCGTGGACGGCGTCGTGTTCTTCCAGGTGCTGGACGCGGCCAAGGCCGCCTACGAGGTGTCCAACCTTGAAGTGGCGATGATCGCCCTGGTCCAGACCAACATCCGTACCGTGATCGGCTCGATGGACCTGGACGAGTCGCTGAGCCAGCGCGAGGCGATCAACGCCCAGCTGCTGGGAGTGGTCGACCACGCCACCAATCCGTGGGGCGTCAAGGTCACCCGCATCGAGATCCGCGACATCCAGCCGCCGCGCGACCTGGTCGATGCCATGGCCCGGCAGATGAAGGCCGAGCGCGAGAAGCGCGCGCAGATCCTCGAGGCCGAGGGTTCGCGCCAGTCCGAGATCCTGCGCGCCGAAGGCGAGAAGCAGGCCGCGGTGCTGGAGGCCGAGGGCCGCAAGGAAGCCGCGTTCCGCGACGCCGAGGCGCGCGAGCGCCTGGCCGAAGCGGAAGCCAAGGCCACCACGATGGTGTCCGAGGCGATCGCCAAGGGCGACGTCCAGGCAATCAACTACTTCGTCGCACAGAAGTACGTGGAGGCGTTCGCGAAGCTGGCCACCGCGCCGAACCAGAAGTTCGTGCTGATGCCGATGGAGGCCAGCGGCATCCTCGGCTCGCTGGGTGGCGTGGCCGAACTGGCGCGCGAGGCGCTGGCCGGGCAGCAGGCCAACGCTGCGCGCCGCAACGCCCCGCCGCCGCGTCCGGGAGCCTGA
- a CDS encoding NfeD family protein, with protein MRWDVTTWAVAALVLIAAETLAPGAFLLWMGFAAAAMLLLVLFLPGIPLLAQVALFVVLSFVSIQVYRRWFRNRGRQSDRPLLNRRAEQNIGLVVPLDQAIVGGRGRIRIGDAFWTVEGPDLPAGTPVRVVAADGMTLKVQEA; from the coding sequence ATGCGCTGGGACGTAACCACCTGGGCGGTGGCGGCACTGGTCCTGATCGCGGCCGAGACCCTGGCGCCGGGTGCCTTCCTGCTGTGGATGGGCTTCGCCGCCGCGGCGATGCTGCTGCTGGTGCTGTTCCTGCCCGGCATCCCGCTGCTGGCCCAGGTCGCGCTGTTCGTTGTGCTGAGCTTCGTCTCGATCCAGGTCTACCGGCGCTGGTTCCGCAACCGCGGGCGGCAGAGCGACCGGCCGCTGCTCAACCGCCGCGCCGAGCAGAACATCGGCCTGGTGGTGCCGCTGGACCAGGCGATCGTCGGCGGCCGTGGCCGGATCAGGATTGGCGATGCGTTCTGGACCGTGGAAGGCCCCGACCTGCCTGCCGGCACGCCGGTGCGCGTGGTGGCAGCCGACGGCATGACCCTCAAGGTCCAGGAAGCCTGA
- the gcvH gene encoding glycine cleavage system protein GcvH, whose protein sequence is MSEIPGDLKFLKSHEWVRAEGNGRVTVGISDHAQSLLGDLVYVELPNVGDSVEAGNAVAVVESVKAASDVYSPVTGKVAEVNTALADKPETINEDAYGEGWLFVVEGVDNEQLAELLSPDDYAEVIEGEDD, encoded by the coding sequence ATGAGCGAGATCCCCGGCGACCTCAAGTTCCTCAAGTCCCACGAGTGGGTCCGTGCCGAAGGCAACGGCCGCGTCACCGTGGGTATCTCCGACCACGCACAGTCGCTGCTGGGCGACCTGGTGTACGTGGAACTGCCGAACGTCGGCGACAGCGTCGAGGCGGGCAACGCCGTGGCGGTGGTCGAGTCGGTCAAGGCGGCCTCGGACGTCTACAGCCCGGTGACCGGCAAGGTCGCCGAGGTCAACACCGCCCTGGCCGACAAGCCGGAGACGATCAACGAGGATGCCTACGGCGAAGGCTGGCTGTTCGTGGTCGAAGGCGTGGACAACGAGCAGCTCGCCGAGCTGCTCTCGCCGGACGACTACGCCGAAGTGATCGAGGGCGAGGACGACTGA